A single window of Rubripirellula lacrimiformis DNA harbors:
- a CDS encoding ABC transporter ATP-binding protein, whose translation MALVELRGVSKSFRKGDETITPLDNIDLDIDAGEFVSLMGPSGTGKSTLLNLVSGIDRPDSGTITVDGTEVTKLSRSKLADWRAANLGYIFQTHNLIPVLTAYENVELPTLLLKLSSSQRRQRVELALQAVGLSDRADHYPRQLSGGQEQRVGIARAIVAHPKVVVADEPTGSLDTETSEQVQVLLQRLNKELDITLLMVTHDTDAAKIASRQLVLDRGKFLESESESINDAGADRKGRRAGNHDSVSIQKFG comes from the coding sequence ATGGCATTGGTTGAACTGCGTGGTGTTAGCAAAAGTTTCCGCAAGGGCGACGAAACCATCACGCCACTGGACAATATCGATTTAGACATCGATGCGGGCGAGTTTGTTTCTTTGATGGGCCCCAGCGGCACCGGGAAGAGCACGCTGTTGAATCTGGTCAGCGGAATCGATCGGCCAGATTCTGGAACGATCACCGTCGACGGCACCGAAGTCACCAAGCTTTCGCGTAGCAAGCTTGCCGATTGGCGGGCTGCGAATCTTGGCTATATCTTTCAAACGCACAACCTGATTCCTGTGTTGACGGCGTACGAAAATGTCGAGCTTCCAACGTTGTTGTTGAAACTGTCGTCTTCCCAGCGTCGCCAACGCGTCGAACTAGCGTTGCAGGCAGTTGGCCTTAGCGACCGGGCCGACCATTATCCGCGTCAACTATCCGGTGGTCAGGAACAACGTGTAGGGATTGCACGGGCGATCGTGGCGCATCCGAAGGTGGTTGTCGCCGACGAACCCACCGGCAGCCTCGACACGGAAACCAGCGAACAGGTGCAGGTTCTGCTGCAACGGCTGAACAAGGAACTGGATATCACACTGTTGATGGTGACGCACGATACCGATGCGGCGAAGATTGCATCGCGTCAATTGGTGCTCGATCGCGGGAAGTTCTTGGAATCCGAGTCTGAGTCGATCAACGACGCCGGAGCAGACCGAAAGGGACGCAGGGCTGGCAACCACGATTCGGTGTCAATCCAAAAGTTTGGCTGA
- a CDS encoding ABC transporter permease yields MTTYVLKTLWRHRTRTLLTVTGAAVAMFVFCFVGSVQEGLHRLTTGADADRSLIVFQENRFCPTSSRLPEDYSRKIKEVSGVRDVMPIQVWTNNCRASLDIVVFNGADPKQIEKTRPIKLKSGSWQQFASQRDAAIVGRNVAQRRGLKAGDQFSIGDLSVKVAGIFESTVPSEENLIYTSLAFLQYTRGLDAAGLVTQHEVLLNDDADPDRVATEIDAQLRSGSVATKTRRKGAFQASTLSDLVDLIGFAHWLGYACVGLVLSLVATTTVMSVQDRIKEYAVLQTIGVRPLRTMRLVLAESTLLCLVGGIAGTGLALAALGIGGFAIGAEGATIAFRPSIGLAISGTIVSLIVGIAAGLAPAIQAATVPIVNALREA; encoded by the coding sequence ATGACCACCTACGTTCTAAAAACTCTCTGGCGTCACCGAACGCGAACGCTGCTGACCGTGACCGGGGCTGCGGTGGCGATGTTCGTGTTTTGCTTTGTCGGTTCGGTACAAGAAGGATTGCATCGACTGACGACCGGGGCCGATGCGGACCGAAGTTTGATCGTGTTTCAAGAGAATCGATTCTGTCCGACCAGCAGCCGATTGCCCGAGGATTACTCACGAAAAATCAAAGAGGTGTCTGGTGTCCGCGACGTGATGCCGATTCAGGTTTGGACAAACAACTGTCGGGCAAGTTTGGACATCGTCGTCTTCAACGGCGCCGATCCAAAGCAGATTGAAAAGACGCGTCCGATTAAGTTAAAGAGTGGAAGCTGGCAACAATTCGCTTCCCAGCGTGATGCTGCGATCGTCGGACGCAACGTTGCCCAACGTCGCGGATTGAAAGCCGGGGATCAGTTTTCCATCGGTGATCTTTCGGTGAAAGTGGCCGGTATCTTTGAATCGACGGTTCCATCCGAAGAAAACTTGATTTACACCAGCTTGGCATTTCTTCAATACACTCGCGGCTTGGACGCTGCTGGTCTGGTCACCCAGCACGAAGTCCTGTTGAACGATGATGCAGACCCCGACCGCGTGGCGACGGAAATTGACGCGCAGCTTCGATCGGGTTCCGTTGCGACCAAAACTCGCCGAAAGGGAGCGTTTCAAGCGAGCACGCTGTCGGATCTGGTTGACCTGATTGGATTCGCGCACTGGCTAGGCTACGCGTGCGTCGGGTTGGTGTTATCGCTGGTCGCGACGACGACGGTGATGAGCGTTCAAGATCGGATCAAAGAGTACGCGGTGTTGCAAACGATCGGTGTTCGTCCGCTACGAACAATGCGGTTGGTGTTGGCCGAAAGCACGCTCTTGTGCCTGGTCGGCGGTATCGCCGGAACCGGATTGGCATTGGCAGCGTTAGGAATCGGCGGATTTGCGATCGGGGCAGAGGGTGCGACGATCGCGTTTCGACCGTCGATTGGATTGGCGATCAGCGGGACGATCGTTTCACTGATTGTCGGTATCGCCGCCGGTCTAGCCCCAGCGATCCAAGCGGCGACCGTCCCGATTGTCAATGCACTTCGGGAAGCATAG
- a CDS encoding efflux RND transporter periplasmic adaptor subunit, giving the protein MTDAPLDLSQLALDRSPNRATSSHKPRRERWVTRYVVPIGILLGFVGLLGAAAGRRLLPQQSVTVLPVIVKRSQVQQAGMTLFQSPGWIEPRPTAISVAALAPGVIEELLVVEGQQVVKGEPIARLISIDAEMNVQQANNTLAIREGELNRAQAELDAAKIRHANPLHLKVQLADAESSLAKAKTELAKLPFLVEAAEANADYTRSSMQRKQSARGAVSGNIIALAESNHLGAAASLQELRQRAPNLQREVDALAEKVDVLQRQIELLVEETRQVREAEAKVQSAEALRDEAKLQLRQTQLMLERNVVRSPMNGRIMRLVASPGTRVMGLDSTAGQSSSTVVEMYDPARLQVRADVRLEDVPMVTRGQPVEIETASSSGVIQGRVLQTTSSANIQKNTLEVKVELIDPPSTVSPEMLVTATFLAPVVESARSEATETERMFVPQQLVQSGDSGAYVWIVDSDERAQQRSVEVGSAGAGGLVEITSGLDVTDKLIAGGVDEVTENGPVKVTGDDQTIGVK; this is encoded by the coding sequence ATGACTGACGCTCCACTCGATCTAAGCCAGTTGGCTCTCGACCGCTCTCCCAACCGGGCGACGTCGTCTCACAAACCGCGTCGCGAACGCTGGGTGACTCGATACGTCGTGCCCATTGGCATCCTGTTGGGCTTTGTCGGTTTGCTCGGTGCCGCTGCTGGCCGTCGATTGTTGCCACAGCAATCGGTGACCGTGTTGCCGGTGATCGTCAAACGTTCGCAAGTTCAGCAAGCCGGAATGACCTTGTTCCAGTCACCCGGTTGGATTGAACCACGGCCAACGGCGATTAGCGTCGCGGCGCTGGCGCCGGGGGTGATTGAGGAGTTGTTGGTGGTCGAGGGACAACAGGTGGTCAAGGGCGAACCGATCGCGCGTTTGATATCGATCGACGCGGAGATGAATGTCCAGCAGGCGAATAACACGCTTGCGATTCGCGAAGGGGAACTGAACCGGGCGCAGGCGGAATTGGATGCCGCAAAGATTCGGCATGCGAATCCGTTGCACCTGAAAGTCCAGCTAGCGGATGCCGAAAGCTCGCTCGCAAAAGCCAAAACGGAACTTGCGAAGCTGCCGTTTCTAGTCGAGGCGGCAGAGGCGAATGCGGACTACACCCGAAGCAGCATGCAAAGAAAGCAATCCGCCCGAGGGGCCGTTTCGGGGAACATCATTGCGTTGGCGGAAAGCAACCACCTCGGTGCGGCGGCGTCCTTGCAAGAACTTCGCCAACGAGCGCCGAATTTGCAAAGAGAAGTCGACGCGTTGGCAGAGAAGGTTGACGTGCTTCAGCGTCAAATTGAACTGTTGGTCGAAGAAACACGGCAGGTCCGCGAAGCGGAGGCCAAAGTGCAATCCGCCGAAGCCCTACGCGACGAAGCCAAACTGCAACTGCGACAGACGCAGTTGATGCTTGAACGCAACGTCGTTCGGTCTCCCATGAATGGTCGGATCATGCGGTTGGTTGCGTCACCTGGAACTCGCGTGATGGGGTTGGATTCGACCGCCGGCCAGAGTTCTAGCACCGTCGTCGAAATGTACGATCCGGCACGATTGCAGGTTCGTGCGGACGTACGACTGGAAGATGTTCCAATGGTGACTCGGGGGCAACCGGTCGAAATTGAAACCGCATCGTCCAGTGGTGTGATTCAGGGGCGAGTGTTGCAGACCACTAGTTCGGCGAACATTCAAAAGAACACGTTGGAAGTTAAAGTCGAATTGATCGATCCACCATCGACGGTCAGCCCCGAAATGCTTGTGACCGCGACGTTCTTGGCGCCTGTGGTCGAAAGTGCTCGAAGCGAGGCGACCGAAACCGAGCGGATGTTTGTGCCACAGCAATTGGTGCAGTCAGGGGACTCGGGTGCATACGTTTGGATCGTCGATTCGGATGAACGGGCTCAGCAGCGGTCGGTGGAAGTTGGCAGTGCGGGCGCGGGCGGGTTGGTCGAGATCACCTCTGGGTTGGATGTCACCGACAAGTTGATCGCAGGCGGAGTGGACGAAGTCACTGAAAATGGGCCAGTCAAAGTGACCGGCGATGACCAAACGATTGGAGTCAAGTGA
- a CDS encoding heavy-metal-associated domain-containing protein: MSKLFRSTGLVAGLVLLAVSVFGHPSAQAADTKKSEIVMTVGEMCGGCVKKITKRFEGVEGVAKLQCSIEKKSVVLTPKPNVRFSPKGVWEIMESIGKTPTKMITPSGTFTSKPKT; this comes from the coding sequence ATGTCAAAGTTGTTTCGCAGTACTGGCCTGGTGGCCGGTCTAGTGTTGCTGGCGGTATCCGTGTTCGGTCATCCATCGGCCCAAGCGGCCGATACAAAGAAGTCCGAGATCGTGATGACCGTGGGCGAGATGTGTGGTGGTTGCGTGAAGAAGATCACCAAGCGATTTGAAGGTGTCGAAGGCGTTGCCAAGTTGCAGTGCAGTATCGAAAAGAAGTCGGTCGTCTTGACTCCAAAACCGAACGTTCGGTTTAGCCCGAAGGGCGTATGGGAGATCATGGAAAGTATCGGCAAGACGCCCACCAAGATGATCACACCTAGCGGTACGTTCACTTCGAAGCCAAAGACTTAG
- a CDS encoding ABC transporter permease has protein sequence MLLPWEYGVRNLARRPMRTALTLVALATVVMLVFVVVGFIRGLEQSLSVSGDEDVVLVYSVNSEENIENSSIAARTPSLITASLDGTVKRFGVTHVSPELYLGTRVKTATSDGGLGLVRGVKYAAPLVRRSVKLIEGRWPGDGEVMVGRLAAAKLGAPDDDMMVGSQVDFEGRSWTISGRFAAGGAAYESEIWCRLGDFQTATKRQDLSLVAMLLSPGSSPGQVQLFCKARTDLELRAILETDYYASLQQHYKPVRLLAWFVVVLVSGAGIFAGLNMMYGAVAGRIREIATLQAIGFRRRAILISLVQEGVLLAAAGSLLSGVIALTLLDGMAVRFTMGAFTLRIDSVAILIGCGVGLLLGVVGALPPALKALRAEVATSLKAV, from the coding sequence ATGCTTCTTCCCTGGGAATACGGTGTTCGCAATTTGGCCAGGCGGCCAATGCGAACTGCATTGACGCTGGTCGCCCTAGCGACGGTGGTGATGTTGGTGTTCGTCGTGGTGGGATTCATCCGTGGGTTGGAACAGTCGTTGTCGGTCAGCGGAGACGAAGACGTGGTGCTTGTCTATTCGGTCAACTCGGAAGAGAACATCGAAAACTCGTCCATCGCGGCTCGCACTCCGTCGCTGATCACGGCCAGTCTGGATGGCACGGTGAAACGCTTTGGCGTCACTCACGTTTCGCCCGAGTTGTATTTGGGAACGCGGGTGAAGACGGCCACCAGCGATGGTGGTTTGGGGCTGGTACGCGGTGTGAAGTATGCTGCCCCGCTTGTGCGTCGATCGGTCAAGTTGATCGAAGGCCGATGGCCCGGTGACGGCGAGGTCATGGTTGGCCGTTTAGCGGCAGCGAAGCTTGGTGCGCCGGATGACGACATGATGGTCGGCAGTCAAGTCGATTTCGAGGGACGGTCCTGGACCATCAGCGGCCGTTTTGCCGCGGGCGGCGCCGCCTATGAATCAGAGATTTGGTGTCGTTTGGGAGATTTCCAAACGGCGACCAAGCGTCAGGACCTTTCGCTGGTGGCGATGTTGCTATCGCCGGGAAGTTCGCCAGGCCAGGTTCAATTGTTTTGCAAAGCACGCACCGATTTGGAACTGCGGGCGATACTTGAAACGGATTATTACGCCTCGCTACAACAGCACTACAAGCCGGTGCGTCTGCTTGCTTGGTTCGTCGTTGTATTGGTTTCAGGGGCCGGGATCTTTGCCGGACTGAACATGATGTATGGCGCGGTCGCGGGACGAATCCGTGAGATTGCAACCTTGCAAGCGATTGGATTTCGCCGACGTGCGATCCTGATCAGTTTGGTTCAAGAGGGAGTCCTGTTGGCGGCAGCGGGATCGCTGTTGTCGGGAGTGATTGCATTGACATTGCTAGACGGCATGGCGGTGCGATTCACGATGGGTGCGTTCACCTTACGCATCGATAGCGTCGCAATTTTGATCGGTTGTGGCGTTGGTTTGTTATTGGGTGTCGTGGGTGCGTTGCCCCCGGCATTGAAGGCGTTGCGAGCAGAAGTCGCAACCAGTTTGAAAGCGGTTTAG
- a CDS encoding serine hydrolase: protein MKIIQAVSRSAVFVFLCWFSGFGLTAFAQEQSEQLAAKLAELCQKHDVPAMAAAVVNTDGLVESACYGNRKRGTSDMVALTDRFPIGSNTKSMTATLAAVLVESGKMQWETTIGEVWPKATDEHIHPKLKSVTLDQLLSHQSGLPANVSDISATAWAGFFGEKQSPVLERRSLLKGALSTAPATVQGKFVYSNLGYAIASAMLETRAGESFESLMKKHVFAPLEMRSADFRSMKSAAALQPPLLWGHQAANGDPVDPRSVGAENPTVYAAAGTVHLSIEDYAKYASWQLAGSASPVLRTQEAFDHLHDPQVEYNLPGAKYGSGWIMLDTAMGPALNHAGSNTNAFALIWLFPESNLGAIVFANSGQQQAFTACDEMIAHLMAQNVMAQNVMAQNGEPDAGPTKSTPNQPPAADAGQVSLDRLVGRYQLTPNFIFDVTAKGDQLLVGITNQPTQEVFADSPTKWSYRGVKAQLEFHLRAKGPAYALTLHQNGAAQKAKRIRE, encoded by the coding sequence ATGAAGATTATCCAAGCAGTGTCGCGATCCGCGGTTTTCGTTTTTTTGTGTTGGTTTTCTGGTTTTGGCTTGACCGCGTTTGCGCAGGAGCAATCCGAGCAGCTTGCTGCGAAGCTCGCCGAACTTTGCCAGAAGCATGATGTGCCAGCGATGGCCGCTGCTGTGGTCAACACCGACGGACTGGTCGAATCGGCTTGTTATGGCAACCGTAAACGGGGGACGTCGGACATGGTTGCGTTGACCGACCGGTTCCCGATCGGATCGAACACCAAGTCCATGACGGCGACTTTGGCCGCTGTGTTGGTGGAATCCGGCAAGATGCAGTGGGAAACAACGATTGGCGAGGTTTGGCCCAAAGCGACGGACGAACATATCCATCCCAAACTGAAATCGGTCACGCTGGATCAATTGTTGTCTCATCAAAGTGGTCTGCCGGCGAACGTTTCTGACATTTCGGCGACTGCTTGGGCTGGTTTCTTCGGCGAGAAGCAATCGCCGGTACTGGAGCGCAGAAGCTTGTTGAAGGGGGCTCTGTCGACAGCCCCTGCAACCGTTCAGGGGAAATTCGTGTATTCGAACCTGGGTTATGCGATCGCATCGGCGATGCTGGAAACACGCGCCGGTGAATCGTTTGAATCGTTGATGAAGAAACATGTGTTTGCACCGCTTGAGATGCGATCGGCGGACTTTCGTTCGATGAAATCGGCGGCAGCGCTCCAGCCGCCTTTGTTGTGGGGGCATCAGGCCGCAAATGGCGATCCGGTCGACCCGAGATCGGTGGGTGCCGAGAACCCGACCGTCTATGCCGCCGCTGGGACCGTTCATCTGTCGATCGAAGACTATGCGAAATATGCAAGCTGGCAATTGGCCGGTTCTGCATCGCCTGTTCTTCGTACCCAAGAAGCGTTTGATCATTTGCACGATCCGCAAGTGGAATACAACCTTCCCGGTGCAAAGTACGGCAGTGGCTGGATCATGCTGGATACTGCGATGGGGCCCGCACTGAATCATGCCGGTTCCAATACAAACGCGTTTGCATTGATTTGGCTCTTTCCCGAATCGAATTTGGGTGCAATCGTCTTTGCAAACTCCGGGCAACAACAAGCGTTCACAGCCTGTGATGAAATGATTGCCCATTTGATGGCCCAGAACGTGATGGCCCAGAATGTGATGGCTCAGAACGGGGAGCCGGACGCTGGGCCGACCAAGTCGACGCCGAACCAGCCGCCTGCGGCCGATGCTGGCCAGGTCAGCCTTGATCGTCTGGTTGGCCGCTACCAACTGACACCCAACTTTATCTTCGACGTCACCGCCAAGGGAGATCAGCTGTTGGTTGGGATCACGAACCAACCGACGCAAGAGGTCTTCGCTGACTCGCCAACGAAGTGGTCCTATCGAGGCGTCAAGGCACAACTGGAATTCCATCTTCGTGCCAAAGGGCCGGCGTACGCGCTCACGCTGCACCAAAACGGAGCTGCCCAAAAGGCAAAGCGGATTCGTGAATGA
- a CDS encoding heavy metal translocating P-type ATPase: METEQIELALLLPTVSDPGDSCIGRLADLLTAKAGIDLAHAIKADEDRPGRICIHYDPSVVSTGQVRELAERAGVELDQRYGHWISKSRPTHARRASAIESRLERIDGVLEAVVSPDGAVRVEYDKEATNEAVIATALNDWIGDAESVADPHVGHSHSGHDHAHGGIFGPKSEMIFAILCGVFLLVGWLIETFGQWDRWVALGCYVAAYVSGGYYTVTEAIEKIRAGKFEIDFLMIVAAGGAASLGAWAEGSLLLFLFSLGHSLEGYAMGRAKRAIEALSELAPRTARVRRDGTESEISVDALIVGDVVVIKPDERVPADGFVIAGQSSVDQAPITGESVPVDKVPVDDVDAAAADPESLSAKYRAFAGTINQSGSLEIQVTKTASENTLARVVAMVSEAETRVSPTQKFTKKFERYFVPTVIAGVVLLMFAHWVIDESFSDSFYRAMAVLVAASPCALAIATPSAVLSGVARAARGGILVKGGGPLESLGSLDAIAFDKTGTLTEGEPKVTDVCTAEGVDESELLRFAIAVEDLSKHPLAKAVVRDGRARLTEAGQGRAETVPVASDLNSMTGRGIRATVEGDVVHIGKDDLFAEIDGTPIPDTLRTIVESLEQNGRTTMIVRRGERYLGVIGLMDTPRPASKRTIARLRELGIQRMIMISGDNQQVADAVAKEVGLDEALGDLMPEDKVNEIKKLHSEGGVAMVGDGVNDAPAMASASVGIAMGAAGSDVALETADVALMADNLDLLPLAIGLSRATRRIIRQNLWMSLGMVAFLVPATILGLNIGPAVALHEGSTLVVVFNALRLLAYKE, translated from the coding sequence ATGGAAACCGAACAAATCGAGCTCGCGTTGCTCTTGCCAACGGTGTCCGACCCGGGCGACTCCTGCATCGGACGGCTCGCCGATTTGTTGACAGCCAAAGCCGGGATCGACTTGGCGCACGCGATCAAGGCGGACGAAGATCGGCCTGGCCGGATCTGCATTCATTACGATCCCAGTGTCGTCTCGACGGGCCAAGTGCGTGAACTGGCCGAACGTGCCGGTGTCGAACTGGATCAACGATACGGTCACTGGATTAGCAAGTCGCGGCCCACGCATGCCCGCCGCGCCTCTGCGATCGAGTCGCGTCTAGAACGCATCGATGGTGTCCTAGAGGCGGTGGTTTCCCCGGACGGTGCGGTCCGTGTCGAATATGACAAGGAAGCGACCAATGAAGCGGTGATCGCTACCGCGCTGAACGATTGGATTGGCGACGCGGAAAGTGTCGCTGACCCTCACGTCGGTCACTCCCACAGCGGACACGACCATGCTCACGGTGGCATCTTTGGGCCCAAGTCCGAAATGATCTTCGCGATTTTGTGCGGCGTGTTCCTATTGGTCGGTTGGCTGATCGAAACGTTCGGACAATGGGATCGGTGGGTAGCTCTCGGATGTTATGTCGCCGCCTATGTTTCTGGCGGTTACTACACGGTGACCGAGGCGATTGAAAAGATCCGTGCAGGTAAGTTCGAAATTGACTTTCTGATGATTGTGGCCGCCGGCGGTGCCGCCTCGCTGGGGGCCTGGGCGGAAGGATCGTTGTTGCTATTCCTGTTCAGCCTTGGACACTCATTGGAAGGCTACGCGATGGGCAGGGCAAAGCGCGCGATCGAAGCTCTGTCCGAACTGGCACCACGAACCGCGCGAGTTCGCCGCGATGGAACCGAATCGGAAATCTCCGTTGATGCGTTGATCGTGGGGGATGTCGTCGTCATCAAACCCGACGAACGAGTCCCGGCCGATGGCTTTGTGATCGCTGGGCAATCGAGCGTCGATCAAGCACCGATCACGGGCGAGAGTGTTCCTGTTGATAAAGTACCGGTTGACGATGTGGATGCGGCGGCCGCTGATCCAGAATCGCTTTCCGCAAAGTACCGGGCGTTCGCGGGCACCATCAACCAGTCTGGTTCGCTGGAGATCCAAGTTACCAAAACAGCATCGGAAAACACGCTCGCTCGCGTCGTCGCAATGGTCAGCGAAGCCGAGACGCGAGTTTCACCGACCCAAAAGTTCACCAAGAAGTTCGAGCGATACTTTGTTCCGACGGTGATCGCTGGTGTCGTGCTGTTGATGTTCGCACATTGGGTCATCGACGAAAGTTTCAGCGATTCGTTCTACCGTGCGATGGCGGTTCTGGTCGCAGCGAGTCCATGTGCGTTGGCAATTGCGACGCCCAGCGCCGTGTTAAGCGGCGTCGCCCGGGCGGCACGCGGCGGCATCCTGGTCAAGGGCGGCGGCCCATTGGAAAGCTTGGGCAGTCTTGACGCGATCGCGTTCGATAAGACAGGGACATTGACCGAAGGCGAACCCAAGGTGACAGACGTTTGCACCGCCGAAGGCGTCGACGAATCCGAACTATTGCGGTTTGCCATCGCAGTTGAAGACCTTAGCAAACACCCATTGGCCAAAGCGGTCGTCCGCGATGGACGGGCCAGGCTTACCGAGGCAGGGCAGGGAAGGGCAGAGACAGTTCCAGTCGCTTCCGATCTGAACAGCATGACTGGGCGCGGAATTCGTGCGACCGTCGAGGGCGATGTTGTTCACATCGGCAAAGACGATCTATTCGCAGAAATCGATGGAACGCCAATTCCCGACACGCTTCGTACGATCGTCGAATCGCTGGAACAGAATGGTCGAACCACCATGATCGTCCGCCGTGGTGAGCGGTACCTTGGCGTGATCGGGTTGATGGACACGCCGCGTCCGGCATCTAAGCGAACGATCGCGCGGCTGCGTGAACTCGGCATCCAACGGATGATCATGATCTCTGGCGACAATCAACAGGTCGCCGATGCGGTTGCCAAGGAGGTGGGCCTGGACGAGGCGCTTGGCGACTTGATGCCCGAGGATAAGGTCAACGAGATCAAGAAGCTGCACAGTGAAGGTGGTGTTGCAATGGTTGGCGATGGTGTCAACGATGCCCCCGCAATGGCGTCGGCATCGGTTGGGATCGCGATGGGGGCCGCAGGAAGCGACGTCGCGCTTGAAACGGCCGATGTGGCGTTGATGGCCGACAACCTGGACCTGCTTCCGCTGGCCATCGGACTCAGCCGGGCCACACGTCGAATCATTCGTCAAAATTTGTGGATGAGTCTGGGGATGGTCGCCTTCCTGGTTCCCGCAACGATTTTGGGACTGAACATCGGACCGGCGGTTGCGCTTCACGAAGGCAGCACACTGGTCGTCGTCTTCAACGCACTGCGTCTGCTGGCGTACAAGGAATAG